In one Bradyrhizobium sp. 4 genomic region, the following are encoded:
- a CDS encoding TonB-dependent siderophore receptor, whose product MRGFVATRSGTATKTDTPLIETPQSVSVVTTDQVRNQGAVSIGEALRYTAGVSGDVNGGSDTRFGALQIRGFDTTMSGLYVDGLRIPSSNYVHFNGLDPYGAERLEVLKGPSSAMYGGSGTGGILNYVTKLPTAQQFGEVSISGGSFNRYQGQFDMGGPANRDGTVLWRLTGVVRDGETQVDFTKDNRVFIAPAVTFKPNEDTTITILANYQRDRAGWGLQFLPASGTVWPNNGRTIPVSFFAGVPSFNAFNTEIATAGYQLSHNFTDNITFRQNLRYAYQHNEEKVFFGGGYTDEAAGQLARFGSYSNSYINSFAVDNQLQGKFTTGFLSHTTLVGIDYRNTTFRDTAFGVTTSAPEINVFNPVYSYDWTMGAMSDDTGVKQSQVGLYAQDQIKLGRFSFQLSGRQDFVTTQVDSGIFNTTVAKDASAFTGRAALMYNFDNGIAPYFSYSESFLPVLATGPSGQLLNPETGVQYEVGVKYQPIGWNALFTFAAFDLTRDNVVTFAPPLNIAEQTGQVKSRGLELEGTMSLADGWNLRAAYAYVDAMVTQDPVNVGKAPVTVPLNRASLWNDYTLQTGPLAGLQFGGGLRYVGATWGDDANTFKVGSATVLDALLAYTRDNWRLSLNVTNLADTRYVAACYSLSGCFYAEGRKAIGKLTYRW is encoded by the coding sequence GTGCGCGGTTTCGTTGCGACGCGCAGCGGCACCGCGACCAAGACGGATACGCCGCTGATCGAAACCCCGCAGTCCGTCTCGGTCGTCACGACCGACCAGGTCAGGAACCAGGGTGCGGTCTCGATCGGCGAGGCGTTGCGCTACACCGCGGGTGTCAGCGGCGACGTCAACGGCGGCTCGGATACCCGTTTCGGCGCCCTCCAGATCCGCGGCTTCGATACCACCATGTCGGGCCTCTACGTCGACGGATTGCGGATTCCCTCCAGCAATTACGTGCACTTCAACGGCCTCGATCCCTACGGCGCAGAGCGCCTCGAGGTCCTGAAGGGCCCATCCTCGGCCATGTATGGCGGCAGCGGCACCGGCGGCATCCTCAACTACGTGACCAAGCTGCCGACGGCGCAGCAATTCGGCGAGGTCTCGATCTCCGGCGGTAGCTTCAACCGTTATCAGGGCCAGTTCGACATGGGCGGTCCCGCCAACAGGGACGGCACCGTGCTGTGGCGCCTGACGGGCGTGGTGCGCGACGGCGAGACCCAGGTCGACTTCACCAAGGACAACCGCGTCTTCATCGCGCCCGCCGTCACGTTCAAGCCGAACGAGGACACCACCATCACGATTCTCGCGAACTACCAGCGCGACCGGGCAGGGTGGGGCCTTCAGTTCCTGCCGGCCTCGGGCACGGTGTGGCCGAACAACGGCCGCACCATACCGGTCTCGTTCTTCGCGGGCGTGCCGAGCTTCAACGCGTTCAACACCGAGATCGCGACCGCCGGTTACCAGCTCTCGCACAATTTCACCGACAACATCACGTTCCGTCAGAATTTGCGCTATGCCTATCAGCACAACGAGGAGAAGGTGTTTTTCGGCGGAGGCTATACCGACGAGGCCGCGGGACAGCTCGCGCGTTTCGGCAGCTATAGCAACTCCTACATCAACTCCTTCGCGGTGGACAATCAGCTCCAGGGCAAGTTCACGACCGGCTTCCTCAGCCACACCACGCTGGTCGGGATCGACTATCGCAACACCACATTCCGCGACACAGCCTTTGGCGTCACCACGTCCGCGCCCGAGATCAACGTCTTCAACCCGGTCTACAGCTACGACTGGACCATGGGCGCCATGAGCGACGACACCGGCGTCAAGCAGTCGCAAGTCGGCCTCTACGCGCAGGACCAGATCAAGCTCGGCCGGTTCTCGTTCCAGCTCAGTGGCCGCCAGGATTTCGTGACGACGCAGGTAGACAGCGGAATCTTCAATACGACCGTCGCGAAGGATGCATCGGCTTTCACCGGCCGCGCCGCATTGATGTACAATTTCGACAACGGCATCGCGCCTTATTTCAGCTATTCGGAATCGTTCCTGCCAGTGCTCGCCACCGGTCCGAGCGGACAGCTGCTCAATCCCGAGACCGGCGTGCAGTACGAGGTGGGCGTCAAGTATCAGCCGATCGGCTGGAACGCGCTGTTCACCTTCGCCGCCTTCGACCTGACGCGCGACAACGTCGTCACCTTTGCGCCTCCGCTCAACATTGCCGAACAGACCGGGCAAGTGAAATCGCGCGGCCTTGAGCTCGAAGGCACGATGTCGCTCGCCGACGGCTGGAACCTGCGCGCGGCCTACGCCTATGTCGATGCAATGGTCACGCAGGATCCCGTCAATGTCGGCAAGGCGCCGGTCACCGTGCCGCTCAACCGCGCCTCGCTGTGGAACGACTACACGCTTCAGACCGGGCCGCTCGCGGGGCTGCAGTTCGGTGGCGGCCTCCGCTATGTCGGCGCGACCTGGGGCGATGACGCCAACACGTTCAAGGTCGGATCCGCGACCGTGCTGGACGCTCTGCTCGCCTACACCAGGGACAATTGGCGGCTGTCGCTGAACGTCACCAACCTCGCCGACACCCGCTATGTCGCCGCCTGCTACAGCCTGTCGGGCTGCTTCTATGCGGAGGGACGCAAGGCCATCGGCAAGCTGACGTATCGGTGGTGA